A single window of Rhodamnia argentea isolate NSW1041297 chromosome 5, ASM2092103v1, whole genome shotgun sequence DNA harbors:
- the LOC115726102 gene encoding DDB1- and CUL4-associated factor 8-like encodes MESIGEMDVNKRRRVSRGQDRPAAGVWLREIGELSNRNFSYRHRASEDLVLRFQIYRNLKHHRGCVNTISFNSSGDILVSGSDDRLVTLWDWETGNVELAFHSGHQNNVFNAKIMPYTDDRSIVTCAADGQVRHAQLPESGPVKTSLLAKHQGRAHRLAIEPGSPHVFYSCGEDGLVQHFDLRTKSVTELFTCHPLDRGSYMPVIQLNAIAIDPRNPNLFAVAGSDELTRLYDIRKHKWDGSTDFGQPANYFCPPHLVGDEQVGITGLAFSDQSELLVSYNDEFIYLFTQDMGLGPDAVTSEAVASLSNTDLREKVNPQVYKGHRNCETVKGVNFFGPKCEYVASGSDCGRIFIWKKQGGELIRVMEADEDVVNCVEPHPHEVVLASSGLEDDVKIWTPKAIEKATLPTNIQRTRPKSRGWMYRISSPQDLLLRLFSMERRRTDSGDNRDDSSSSATGRDLMEFIFTFNGNNPSSSDDGGDASGPEDFFS; translated from the exons GATCTTGTGTTGCGGTTCCAGATCTACAGGAATCTAAAACATCATAGGGGTTGTGTGAATACCATCAGCTTTAACTCAAGTGGTGACATCCTGGTCTCTGGTTCTGATGACAGACTGGTTACATTGTGGGACTGGGAAACTGGAAATGTTGAGCTTGCATTTCATTCTGGTCATCAGAACAATGTTTTCAATGCAAAGATCATGCCTTACACAGATGATCGAAGTATTGTCACTTGTGCTGCAGATGGACAG GTGAGACATGCTCAACTTCCAGAGAGTGGACCTGTCAAGACGTCTTTGTTGGCCAAACATCAGGGTAGAGCCCATAGATTGGCTATTGAGCCGGGAAGTCCCCATGTATTTTACTCGTGTGGGGAAGATGGGTTGGTTCAACAT ttTGATCTTAGGACTAAGAGTGTCACAGAACTTTTTACTTGCCATCCACTTGATAGGGGAAGTTACATGCCGGTCATTCAGTTAAATGCTATTGCAATTGATCCAAGGAATCCAAATCTCTTTGCAGTTGCTGGGTCAGATGAGTTAACCCGACTTTATGATATCCGTAAACATAAGTGGGATGGATCTACGGACTTTGGCCAACCTGCCAATTACTTCTGTCCTCCACATTTGGTTGGTGATGAACAAGTTGGAATAACCGGCTTAGCCTTCTCTGATCAGAGTGAGCTTCTGGTCTCTTACAATGATGAATTTATATACCTCTTCACTCAAGACATGGGATTAGGTCCTGATGCAGTTACAAGTGAGGCGGTAGCATCTTTATCCAATACAGATCTTAGGGAAAAAGTTAATCCCCAAGTTTATAAAGGGCACAGGAACTGTGAGACTGTTAAAGGTGTGAATTTCTTTGGTCCTAAATGTGAATATGTGGCAAGCGGGTCTGACTGTGGGAGGATATTCATTTGGAAGAAACAGGGTGGAGAGCTCATTCGTGTCATGGAAGCAGATGAGGATGTGGTAAACTGTGTAGAACCTCATCCTCATGAAGTAGTATTGGCGAGCAGTGGACTTGAAGATGATGTTAAGATATGGACGCcaaaggctattgaaaaagcTACACTACCCACCAATATCCAACGG ACGAGGCCGAAGTCTAGGGGCTGGATGTACAGAATATCTTCTCCCCAGGACCTGCTTTTGCGATTGTTTTCCATGGAAAGGCGAAGAACAGATTCGGGAGATAATAGAGATGACTCCTCTAGCTCCGCAACTGGTCGGGATCTCATGGagtttatttttacatttaatGGAAACAATCCCAGTTCTTCAGATGACGGGGGCGATGCATCTGGTCCTGAAGACTTCTTTAGTTGA